A region from the Ictalurus punctatus breed USDA103 chromosome 25, Coco_2.0, whole genome shotgun sequence genome encodes:
- the reps1 gene encoding ralBP1-associated Eps domain-containing protein 1 isoform X6, with product MESLTLTDVEQKYYSDLFVYCDVDNTKKVASNGKVLELFRAAQLSNDVVLQITELCGATRLGHFGRSQFYIALKLIAIAQSGLPLRVESLNSVKDLPLPRFVVGKNEQEARHAAMYPDTENQGPYSSVIPRPPGRVPTKKVSTHEVIQSCAPPVDPQPDTTSPVVSPHQSPPTSPPAWRKHKRQASGGTVDRQAAVAGAVWPPFREAQAGPVAGDGMWSAHSPPPVQENWVSFTDTPPSSTLPAMHPSSAQESTTVRTVASAATTNEIQRQASGYDDPWKITDEQRQYYVNQFKTIQPDLTGFIPGSAAKEFFTKSKLPILELSHIWELSDFDKDGALTLDEFCAAFHLVVARKNGYDLPEKLPESLMPKLIDLDDSAGVPEPAPEVSFSGSPVEVTPNKSPSMPSLNQTWPELNQSNEDTAIVHPVPIRMTPSKIHMQEMELKRTGSDHTHPTSPLITKPPELSEEKKLAAIKFPGSTVGDGYSSSDSFTSDQEPISSAATRQRSHSGTSPEGLKAVAPPPPPPRPHASHSRSSSLDMNRNFATVTAGAQQQAGVVAFPPAVPPRPLATQTSVPHGHRSVDGDGLPAHSSTSPQQIPEQPNFADFSQFQVFAVDQPADEGDKQRDKQQDSGQVEKCADAAAAVRSVKNETQPEERPAATVNSAKGSTPLAPPPKPVRRRLKSEDELRPELDEHPQKSGIVATVLATQPSIPRSVGKDKKAIQASIRRNKETNTVLARLNSELQQQLKDLLEERISLEVQLEQLRPFSHL from the exons ATGGAGAGTTTAACGCTGACCGACGTCGAGCAGAAATACTACTCGGATTTGTTTGTGTACTGCGACGTGGACAACACGAAGAAAGTGGCCTCCAACGGCAAGGTGCTGGAGCTCTTCCGGGCGGCCCAGCTCTCCAACGACGTGGTGCTGCAG ATCACTGAACTGTGTGGTGCGACTCGTCTTGGCCACTTCGGTAGGAGCCAGTTCTACATCGCGTTGAAACTTATCGCAATAGCCCAGTCTGGATTGCCACTTCGTGTCGAGAGCCTGAACAGCG TCAAAGACTTGCCACTCCCTCGCTTTGTGGTGGGTAAGAACGAACAGGAGGCCAGACATGCAGCCATGTACCCAGACACCGAGAACCAGGGGCCGTACTCCAGTGTGATCCCCAGACCCCCGGGCCGAGTCCCGACCAAAAAAGTGTCCACGCACGAAGTGATCCAGTCCTGTGCGCCCCCTGTCGATCCCCAG CCAGACACCACGTCTCCCGTAGTGTCCCCTCACCAGTCTCCGCCCACCTCACCTCCCGCATGGAGGAAGCACAAGCGACAAGCCAGCGGCGGCACCGTGGACCGTCAGGCTGCGGTGGCAGGAGCCGTGTGGCCACCATTCAGAGAAGCACAAGCGG GTCCAGTAGCAGGTGATGGGATGTGGTCTGctcactctcctcctcctgttcaGGAAAACTGGGTCAGTTTTACAGACACTCCTCCCTCCAGCACACTTCCAGCAATGCATCCCTCTTCTGCTCAG GAGAGCACAACAGTACGAACAGTGGCATCTGCTGCTACTACAAACGAGATCCAAAGACAGGCCAGTGGCTACGACGACCCCTGGAAAATCACGGATGAGCAAAGACAGTATTACGTTAATCAGTTCAAAACTATCCAACCTGATCTGACCGGTTTTATCCCAG GCTCTGCTGCAAAGGAGTTTTTTACGAAGTCGAAGCTGCCTATTTTAGAATTGTCTCACATTTG GGAGTTATCAGATTTTGATAAAGACGGTGCACTGACCCTGGACGAGTTCTGTGCAGCGTTTCATCTCGTGGTTGCCAGAAAGAACGGTTATGACCTTCCAGAGAAGCTTCCAGAGAGCTTAATGCCAAAGCTTATTGACCTGGATGACTCAGCAG GAGTCCCAGAGCCTGCACCTGAAGTGAGTTTCTCTGGTTCCCCGGTGGAGGTGACGCCTAATAAATCTCCCTCCATGCCTTCCTTAAACCAGACCTGGCCCGAGCTCAACCAGAGCAACGAG GATACGGCCATCGTGCATCCTGTGCCCATCCGTATGACGCCTAGCAAGATACACATGCAGGAGATGGAGCTGAAGAGAACTGGAAGTG ATCACACACATCCGACAAGTCCGTTAATCACTAAACCTCCTGAACTGTCAGAGGAGAAAAAGCTAGCAGCTATTAAATTCCCTGGCAGCACTGTAG GTGACGGCTATAGCAGCTCTGATTCATTTACATCTGATCAAGAACCCATTTCAAGTGCTGCAACCAGACAGAG ATCTCACTCTGGGACATCTCCCGAAGGTCTGAAAGCCGTGGCTCCgccccctcctcctccccgCCCTCATGCTTCACATTCCCGCTCTTCCTCTCTAGACATGAACAGGAACTTTGCCACCGTCACTGCAG GGGCTCAGCAGCAGGCAGGAGTAGTGGCTTTTCCTCCTGCCGTGCCTCCTCGGCCACTGGCTACACAG ACGTCAGTGCCACATGGGCACCGTTCGGTAGATGGAGATGGTCTTCCAGCACATTCCAGCACTTCTCCCCAGCAGATACCAGAACAGCCCAATTTTGCAGATTTCAGCCAGTTTCAGGTGTTCGCTGTGGACCAGCCTGCAGATGAAGGGGATAAACAGCGGGACAAACAGCAGGACAGTGGACAG GTAGAGAAATGTGCAGACGCTGCTGCAGCTGTGAGATCAGTGAAGAATGAAACTCAGCCGGAGGAGCGACCTGCGGCCACTGTGAACTCT GCCAAAGGATCCACTCCATTGGCCCCTCCTCCTAAACCTGTCCGCCGAAGGCTGAAGTCAGAAGATGAGCTCAGACCCGAACTGGACGAGCACCCTCAGAAGTCCGGCATCGTTGCCACTGTCCTCGCCACGCAGCCTTCTATACCACG GTCTGTTGGGAAGGATAAAAAGGCAATCCAAGCTTCCATTAGAAGAAACAAAGAGACAAACACGGTTCTAGCTAGACTCAACAGTgaattacagcagcagttaaag gattTGCTGGAGGAGAGAATATCGTTGGAAGTTCAACTGGAGCAGCTGAGACCTTTTTCCCATTTGTAA
- the reps1 gene encoding ralBP1-associated Eps domain-containing protein 1 isoform X1, translating into MESLTLTDVEQKYYSDLFVYCDVDNTKKVASNGKVLELFRAAQLSNDVVLQITELCGATRLGHFGRSQFYIALKLIAIAQSGLPLRVESLNSVKDLPLPRFVVGKNEQEARHAAMYPDTENQGPYSSVIPRPPGRVPTKKVSTHEVIQSCAPPVDPQPDTTSPVVSPHQSPPTSPPAWRKHKRQASGGTVDRQAAVAGAVWPPFREAQAGPVAGDGMWSAHSPPPVQENWVSFTDTPPSSTLPAMHPSSAQESTTVRTVASAATTNEIQRQASGYDDPWKITDEQRQYYVNQFKTIQPDLTGFIPGSAAKEFFTKSKLPILELSHIWELSDFDKDGALTLDEFCAAFHLVVARKNGYDLPEKLPESLMPKLIDLDDSAGMKNRRETQEMCNWSGVPEPAPEVSFSGSPVEVTPNKSPSMPSLNQTWPELNQSNEQWETFSERSSSSQTLTQFDSNIAPADPDTAIVHPVPIRMTPSKIHMQEMELKRTGSDHTHPTSPLITKPPELSEEKKLAAIKFPGSTVGDGYSSSDSFTSDQEPISSAATRQRSHSGTSPEGLKAVAPPPPPPRPHASHSRSSSLDMNRNFATVTAGAQQQAGVVAFPPAVPPRPLATQTSVPHGHRSVDGDGLPAHSSTSPQQIPEQPNFADFSQFQVFAVDQPADEGDKQRDKQQDSGQVEKCADAAAAVRSVKNETQPEERPAATVNSAKGSTPLAPPPKPVRRRLKSEDELRPELDEHPQKSGIVATVLATQPSIPRSVGKDKKAIQASIRRNKETNTVLARLNSELQQQLKDLLEERISLEVQLEQLRPFSHL; encoded by the exons ATGGAGAGTTTAACGCTGACCGACGTCGAGCAGAAATACTACTCGGATTTGTTTGTGTACTGCGACGTGGACAACACGAAGAAAGTGGCCTCCAACGGCAAGGTGCTGGAGCTCTTCCGGGCGGCCCAGCTCTCCAACGACGTGGTGCTGCAG ATCACTGAACTGTGTGGTGCGACTCGTCTTGGCCACTTCGGTAGGAGCCAGTTCTACATCGCGTTGAAACTTATCGCAATAGCCCAGTCTGGATTGCCACTTCGTGTCGAGAGCCTGAACAGCG TCAAAGACTTGCCACTCCCTCGCTTTGTGGTGGGTAAGAACGAACAGGAGGCCAGACATGCAGCCATGTACCCAGACACCGAGAACCAGGGGCCGTACTCCAGTGTGATCCCCAGACCCCCGGGCCGAGTCCCGACCAAAAAAGTGTCCACGCACGAAGTGATCCAGTCCTGTGCGCCCCCTGTCGATCCCCAG CCAGACACCACGTCTCCCGTAGTGTCCCCTCACCAGTCTCCGCCCACCTCACCTCCCGCATGGAGGAAGCACAAGCGACAAGCCAGCGGCGGCACCGTGGACCGTCAGGCTGCGGTGGCAGGAGCCGTGTGGCCACCATTCAGAGAAGCACAAGCGG GTCCAGTAGCAGGTGATGGGATGTGGTCTGctcactctcctcctcctgttcaGGAAAACTGGGTCAGTTTTACAGACACTCCTCCCTCCAGCACACTTCCAGCAATGCATCCCTCTTCTGCTCAG GAGAGCACAACAGTACGAACAGTGGCATCTGCTGCTACTACAAACGAGATCCAAAGACAGGCCAGTGGCTACGACGACCCCTGGAAAATCACGGATGAGCAAAGACAGTATTACGTTAATCAGTTCAAAACTATCCAACCTGATCTGACCGGTTTTATCCCAG GCTCTGCTGCAAAGGAGTTTTTTACGAAGTCGAAGCTGCCTATTTTAGAATTGTCTCACATTTG GGAGTTATCAGATTTTGATAAAGACGGTGCACTGACCCTGGACGAGTTCTGTGCAGCGTTTCATCTCGTGGTTGCCAGAAAGAACGGTTATGACCTTCCAGAGAAGCTTCCAGAGAGCTTAATGCCAAAGCTTATTGACCTGGATGACTCAGCAGGTAtgaagaacagaagagaaaccCAAGAAATGTGTAATTGGAGTG GAGTCCCAGAGCCTGCACCTGAAGTGAGTTTCTCTGGTTCCCCGGTGGAGGTGACGCCTAATAAATCTCCCTCCATGCCTTCCTTAAACCAGACCTGGCCCGAGCTCAACCAGAGCAACGAG CAGTGGGAGACTTTTAGCGAACGCTCCTCAAGCTCACAAACTCTGACCCAATTTGATTCTAACATTGCACCAGCTGACCCT GATACGGCCATCGTGCATCCTGTGCCCATCCGTATGACGCCTAGCAAGATACACATGCAGGAGATGGAGCTGAAGAGAACTGGAAGTG ATCACACACATCCGACAAGTCCGTTAATCACTAAACCTCCTGAACTGTCAGAGGAGAAAAAGCTAGCAGCTATTAAATTCCCTGGCAGCACTGTAG GTGACGGCTATAGCAGCTCTGATTCATTTACATCTGATCAAGAACCCATTTCAAGTGCTGCAACCAGACAGAG ATCTCACTCTGGGACATCTCCCGAAGGTCTGAAAGCCGTGGCTCCgccccctcctcctccccgCCCTCATGCTTCACATTCCCGCTCTTCCTCTCTAGACATGAACAGGAACTTTGCCACCGTCACTGCAG GGGCTCAGCAGCAGGCAGGAGTAGTGGCTTTTCCTCCTGCCGTGCCTCCTCGGCCACTGGCTACACAG ACGTCAGTGCCACATGGGCACCGTTCGGTAGATGGAGATGGTCTTCCAGCACATTCCAGCACTTCTCCCCAGCAGATACCAGAACAGCCCAATTTTGCAGATTTCAGCCAGTTTCAGGTGTTCGCTGTGGACCAGCCTGCAGATGAAGGGGATAAACAGCGGGACAAACAGCAGGACAGTGGACAG GTAGAGAAATGTGCAGACGCTGCTGCAGCTGTGAGATCAGTGAAGAATGAAACTCAGCCGGAGGAGCGACCTGCGGCCACTGTGAACTCT GCCAAAGGATCCACTCCATTGGCCCCTCCTCCTAAACCTGTCCGCCGAAGGCTGAAGTCAGAAGATGAGCTCAGACCCGAACTGGACGAGCACCCTCAGAAGTCCGGCATCGTTGCCACTGTCCTCGCCACGCAGCCTTCTATACCACG GTCTGTTGGGAAGGATAAAAAGGCAATCCAAGCTTCCATTAGAAGAAACAAAGAGACAAACACGGTTCTAGCTAGACTCAACAGTgaattacagcagcagttaaag gattTGCTGGAGGAGAGAATATCGTTGGAAGTTCAACTGGAGCAGCTGAGACCTTTTTCCCATTTGTAA